A window of Conger conger chromosome 13, fConCon1.1, whole genome shotgun sequence contains these coding sequences:
- the LOC133108592 gene encoding extracellular calcium-sensing receptor-like translates to MVFAITEINNSSELLPGVTLGYEIHDSCSFVPVGVKVAFQLTNGVEPVFFPNQSCSKTGTVHAVVGESGSTPSIAISRILGPFGIPQVSHFATCACLSDKLQYPTFSRTIPSDYFQAAALARLVKHFGWTWIGAVRSDSDYGNNGMAAFLQAAQAEGICVEYSEAFYRTNPRAKVQRVAEVIRRSTARVIVAFVASGDMLVLLSELEGMALAPLQWIGSEAWLTDREVLRFHLCAGAIGLGIPRSVIPGLRDFLLDLEPAQVSHSALLTEFWESAFGCSLLGNRTTAGQKACDGTENLRDLQNPYTDTSQLRISNMVYKAVYAIAHAMHSIICTEESNTPPHCNASIRIEPRQVLEHLRKVNFSRNGYKVSFDSNGDPVANYELVNWQVKDGHMEFVTVGHYDESAPDGQVFTMKKNITWASGQLQVPVSVCSESCPPGTRKAVQRGRPVCCYDCVPCSEGEISNATDSLDCITCSADYWSNAEKDECVPKPVEFLSFHEVLGIILTACSVTGACMAIMMAAVFYRHRDTPIVKANNSELSFLLLFSLKLCFLCSLTFIGQPSEWSCMLRHTAFGITFVLCISCVLGKTIVVLMAFRATLPGSNVMKWFGPSQQRLSVLMFTLVQALICALWLILSPPFPLRNMKHYKERIILECDLGSASAFWAVLGYIGLLSILCFVLAFLARKLPDNFNEAKFITFSMLIFCAVWITFIPAYVSSPGKFTVAVEIFAILASSFSLIICIFVPKCFIILFRPEQNTKKHMMGKTPSKSL, encoded by the exons ATGGTTTTTGCCATCACGGAGATCAACAACAGTTCAGAGCTTCTGCCAGGTGTAACTCTGGGCTATGAGATCCATGACTCCTGCTCTTTCGTGCCAGTGGGGGTGAAGGTGGCATTCCAGCTGACCAATGGTGTTGAGCCGGTCTTCTTTCCAAACCAGTCCTGTTCAAAGACTGGCACTGTGCATGCTGTTGTGGGCGAGTCTGGTTCCACACCTTCGATTGCCATTTCCAGAATTCTTGGACCCTTTGGTATCCCCCAG GTAAGCCACTTTGCCACCTGTGCATGTCTCAGTGACAAGCTGCAGTACCCCACCTTCTCGAGGACCATCCCCAGTGATTACTTCCAGGCAGCAGCCTTGGCTAGGCTAGTCAAGCATTTCGGCTGGACATGGATTGGAGCAGTGCGGAGTGACTCAGACTACGGGAACAATGGGATGGCCGCCTTCCTGCAGGCAGCGCAGGCAGAAGGCATCTGTGTGGAGTACTCCGAGGCATTCTACAGGACCAACCCCCGTGCAAAAGTGCAACGTGTGGCAGAGGTCATCCGCAGGTCCACAGCCCGCGTCATTGTGGCATTTGTTGCCTCGGGAGACATGCTGGTCTTGCTGTCAGAGCTGGAAGGCATGGCACTGGCCCCACTACAGTGGATTGGGAGTGAGGCCTGGCTCACTGACCGGGAGGTGTTGCGTTTCCATCTGTGTGCCGGTGCCATCGGCCTTGGCATCCCCCGCTCAGTCATTCCGGGGCTGCGAGACTTCCTGCTGGACCTGGAGCCGGCACAGGTTTCCCACTCAGCCCTCCTCACAGAGTTTTGGGAGAGTGCTTTTGGCTGCAGCCTGTTGGGAAATCGGACCACAGCAGGCCAAAAAGCATGTGATGGAACAGAGAATCTGCGGGACCTGCAGAATCCCTACACAGACACATCCCAGCTACGCATCTCCAACATGGTATACAAGGCTGTGTATGCAATAGCCCACGCCATGCACAGCATCATCTGCACAGAAGAATCAAACACTCCACCCCACTGCAACGCTAGTATCCGAATTGAGCCACGGCAG GTCTTGGAGCACCTGAGAAAAGTAAACTTCTCCAGGAATGGGTACAAAGTCTCCTTCGATTCCAATGGGGATCCAGTGGCCAATTATGAGTTGGTGAACTGGCAGGTGAAGGATGGGCACATGGAGTTTGTGACTGTGGGCCACTATGATGAATCTGCTCCAGATGGACAGGTGTTCACCATGAAGAAGAACATTACCTGGGCAAGTGGCCAACTACAG gtgcctgtgtcagtgtgcagtgagagctgtCCCCCAGGCACTCGGAAGGCTGTGCAGAGAGGAAGGCCAGTCTGCTGCTATGACTGTGTGCCCTGTTCTGAGGGAGAAATCAGCAATGCTACAG ATTCCCTGGACTGCATCACCTGTTCAGCTGATTACTGGTCGAATGCTGAGAAGGATGAATGTGTTCCCAAGCCTGTTGAGTTCTTGTCCTTCCATGAGGTTCTTGGGATCATCCTGACAGCATGTTCGGTGACTGGGGCCTGCATGGCCATCATGATGGCTGCCGTGTTTTATAGACACAGGGACACTCCGATTGTGAAAGCCAACaactcagagctgagcttcctgctgctctttTCATTGAAACTGTGTTTCCTTTGCTCTCTTACCTTCATTGGCCAGCCCTCTGAGTGGTCCTGTATGCTGCGCCACACTGCGTTTGGGATcacctttgtcctctgcatctctTGTGTTCTGGGGAAAACAATAGTGGTGTTAATGGCCTTCAGGGCTACACTTCCAGGCAGTAATGTCATGAAGTGGTTTGGGCCTTCCCAGCAGAGACTGAGTGTGTTAATGTTTACTCTGGTGCAAGCTCTGATCTGTGCCCTGTGGTTGATCCTCTCACCTCCTTTCCCTCTaagaaacatgaaacattacaAGGAGAGAATCATTCTTGAATGTGACTTGGGGTCAGCAAGTGCTTTCTGGGCTGTACTGGGTTATATTGGACTCCTCTctatattgtgttttgttttagcttttctgGCACGAAAACTGCCTGACAACTTCAATGAAGCcaaattcatcacattcagcatGCTCATATTCTGTGCAGTCTGGATCACCTTCATACCAGCTTATGTCAGCTCACCTGGAAAGTTCACAGTAGCTGTGGAGATCTTTGCTATTTTAGCTTCCAGCTTTAGTCTgatcatttgcatttttgtccctaAATGTTTCATAATATTGTTTCGGCCTGAGCAAAACACCAAAAAGCACATGATGGGGAAAACGCCATCAAAATCTCtctaa